The Pediococcus inopinatus region CTCTTTTCGATTTTGTTTGGTGATTAAATCGTAGCACAAAGAGGACAGATGTCCTTTTAATTTTCAAAATAAAAACTGGTATCAGTTATTCACCAATACCAGAAAGTGTAGACCCTTTAAATCAAAGCTTCAAAGTTACGGCACCTAATCAAGTTTGGTTATCAGACTCAACTGAATTAACCTACGGTGTAAATGGTGAGCACAAGGTACGTTTAAGTGGTGTCTTAGATTTATACGGGCGAAAACTGTTAGCCTACAATCTAAGCCTGACGGAGACTAGTGCAGCCGAAATTCAAGTATTTCAGCGAGCTTTCAATCAATTTAGTAATGCTCATCCATTAATTCACACAGATCGAGGATCTGCTTATACTTCTGGAGCTTTCAATAATTATTTGGCTCGTTATAACGTGACACGTAGCATGTCAAGACCAGGCACTCCATACGACAACGCTCCGATGGAACGTTGGTGGAATGAATTTAAACTTCG contains the following coding sequences:
- a CDS encoding DDE-type integrase/transposase/recombinase, giving the protein MPESVDPLNQSFKVTAPNQVWLSDSTELTYGVNGEHKVRLSGVLDLYGRKLLAYNLSLTETSAAEIQVFQRAFNQFSNAHPLIHTDRGSAYTSGAFNNYLARYNVTRSMSRPGTPYDNAPMERWWNEFKLRWMARHPLAKTYEELVKLVEDGIYYFNHHNRSAIRNGFTPDEYWNEAI